The DNA window ACTTAGGtctgatgaaatattttttggCCAAGAAGTGAAGCAGTCAGAGGAATGGATTTTTATATCCCAAGAGAGGTATGTgcttgaaattttaaagaagtttaaaaTGGAGGACTGCAACCCGGTTTCTACTCTAATGGAACTAGGCACTAAACTATCAAAGTTTGATGGAGAAAACAAATTGATGTTGGGACATATCGAAGCTTAATCGAATGTATAAGGTATCTTACAAGAACAATGTTGAGTGTTGGGATATCAAGAAGATTCATGGAGATCCAAGTTATACACATTTAAAGGTCTTGAAGAGAATTCTAAGATATGTTCGAGGAACCCTTTCACTTGgtcttttttattcaaaatcagatGACTACCGATCAGTGGGTTACTCGGATAGTGATTGGTGTTGTGATGTTGATGACCGGAAAAGTACTTCAGGTTATGTATTCCTACTAGGGAATACAAATTTTACTTGGTTATCAAAGAAGCAGCCTATTGTAACTCTATCGACCTGCGAGGTAGAGTATGTGGTGGCCACTTGGAGTGTGTGTCATGTAGTCTGACTTTCAAATCTACTAAGGCATTTGGGAGTGATTCGAGATGAATGGATTGTGATCTGAGTTGATAACAAGCCGACGATCAAGTTGGAAAAGAACTCGGTTAATCACAGAAGAAGCAAGCACATCGACGTCCGATTttatttcatccgagaacaagTCAGAGAAGGAAAGGTTGAGCTGGAGCATGTTGAAATTTGAGCTcaaatcactaatatattcaCAAGGCCACTACCGACCACATTGCTGGAGAGTTGTAAAAGGTTGATTGGAACGAGAGATAGGAAGAGTATTTAAGTTTAAgggggaatatatatatatatatatatatatatatatatatatataatgatgcttaaagtCAACAAAGCACCACATTAATCCACGTCATCATCAGGTATAATTCATGTCATTGGGATTTTCTCTATCATATCTCATACtatctctttcttaattaaattttgttttcctttaccatatatatatatttttttcttttcaaattattttctctctcattaattatatatatatatatatatataatcatataaaaatatttatatattttttatcaataatttatatatatattaaaggtagttaccttttatatatatatatatactttatctTTTAACATACATTTTTTCTATATACTAGCATGATTTTTGTGCGATGCAAAcagacaaatatataaaaaaaatcaaaatttatgtataaaaaaaattgaatcacactatataatatattaacgaTTACTATATTCAATagtttacaaatatttaatcaaatacaataaacataaattttcactttaattaaattttgttatataaaaattgacacatttaagttttattttttatttacatcttacacgtgaattaaaaaaattaataatcatttaaattttattacataaattttactattaaattgtgtttgacattaattttatatgatcataattgtttaTTGAAACCATAAATATTCATGAGTATGATTGTAATTGTATGATTGAAATTGTTTTGATTAAACCTCCTTCGGACATGAGTTGATTGagttcattaaatattaaataatatcacattttaaacgtaaataaaataaattttcaataaactttagacactatatatattaaatatataagtttgagaaattttaatattgtgtatatattctttcacatttccatttttattaatattttgtgaagttatctaatctcaaatttattataatttttctttatagaaacttttttttaaatacaactaaaataaaataatacaaatatggtcatttattcaaaatttagttttttagttctattaatttaatttaaattttcctttttcttaACGTGAATTATCACACTATCTTAAATTtgcgaaaataatatttgaggaaaatatgtttgtatttttttctcttttgtacaCAATTATTTCAGTTTCTACTATATCCTctcaaaaattttgaaaacagtttattatatattaaaagttaaaatattaattaaaatatatgtgaaatgtctattaaaaaaataatattaaaccatcttttttatgtcaacaccataaaactcttgtttcaaaactatatatatatatttatattaagtgttattatatatataattttattttgattaaacaataatattaattattatttttattaaaaaaataataattcaattttataatattttttataaaaattatatatttataataatattatatattaaatttataaaaaattatcaattatttaaaacatatcaaaatatatagttaaatatcttttgtattatttatatatacataatctatttattatattttgtattatatatataaataatgaaaatattaatattattcattaaaatatagttttatttatagttttattataaaatatctaagttataaaaaaagtaataataaaaaaaattaaaaaattttaaatcctTGGAGATAGAGAATTATCGGatttctcttgatttcaaatcctgtcttcttttcctttccatttttcttcaaatcaagatcatATTTTTTCCTCTAGGTCTCTCTTACGTTGTCGTCGTCCTTCCTCGTCGCGTCATCGTCGCCCACCTCCTCTTTTCGTGCTACTTATATCTAAGGAGAAATTAAAGTCAATTTAAGAAAGACCTAGATCTAAAGAGAAAGGATAGAcgaatttgatgaaaaattcatataaaatgtgtaaaaataaaaataaaaatattttcttttctaaatctaCGTAGAAAGAGAATACTCGTCTTTCtcttaaatgattatataaataattatataaataattcaaatattttaaaaataattataattatttttatataaatgtaatttctctataaaaaaattataattttagtttaaattttaaatacataaaatattatttatttttttagttatatatttcttataataaaattaatatatatttttaaatattcttataaggtTTATCATTAACTTTAcctttttgaattaaattttatatttattcttaattttttaaataagctaTTAAATTTagtactaaattattttcattaaatttaaatttttattaaatttattaatattttattttttatttaatcaaatattatttaaaatttattttttaataattttttttaataaaatttaaatttgaatttaaattattaaaaacttattttgcgttagatttaatatgtttttctatttattcaaatataattaaaatttaagatacataaaattgaaatcataattattatttattttatataaatataatttctctataataaaatatattttaatttaatttttaaatacataaaaagaattttttgttttgttttttactatTAAGTTCTTAtcatattgataattaattttaagttttgaattatatttatattaatcattaattcataaaaataactttatattttacattaaatattaaatttaattttgaattaaaatatgttttattatatttttataattttaacataattattttttctataaatataatttatttataacaaatattattatttttttaattatatatttcttatattcagaatatatattttttaatattatttataactaatttatactatgaattaaagcgtattaacattaaatttgtattaaaattatatttttttctatttaatcaaatttaatttaaattttacattgaaattatttttattaaatttaaatttgtattaaatttattaaaattgtatacatattctatatcatcaaatataatttaaattttgcattttaaactatttttattaaatttaaatttgtattaaaatatgaatttttttatttaataaaataaaatatatattaaaa is part of the Impatiens glandulifera chromosome 1, dImpGla2.1, whole genome shotgun sequence genome and encodes:
- the LOC124929207 gene encoding secreted RxLR effector protein 161-like → MYKVSYKNNVECWDIKKIHGDPSYTHLKVLKRILRYVRGTLSLGLFYSKSDDYRSVGYSDSDWCCDVDDRKSTSGYVFLLGNTNFTWLSKKQPIVTLSTCEVEYVVATWSNNDGIGRTSLDVDAMNVATAHGGIPNQ